The Rosa rugosa chromosome 1, drRosRugo1.1, whole genome shotgun sequence genomic sequence TGCTGTTGTTCTGAAAGCGTGTGCGGTGATGGAAGAGATTGAATTGGGGACTCAAATTCACTGTGTTGCGGTCAAAATGGCTTTCCACATTGATGTGTTCACGGGTAGTGCTTTGGCCGACATGTATGGCAAGTGTAAAAGATTGGATTGTTCGCTACAGGTTTTTCATGAATTGCCTGAAAAGAATTCAGTCTCGTGGAGCGCTGTAATTGCAGGTTCGGTTCAGAATGATAGGTTTGCTATGGGTATAGAACTATTTAATGAGATGCAGAAAGCAGGCATTGGGGTGAGCCAATCTACCTATGCTAGCGTTTTCAGGTCTTGTGCAGGATTATCCGCGTACACCTTAGGCACTCAGTTACATGGACATGCTATAAAAACACAATTTCATTCTGATGTCGTAGTTGGTACTGCCACATTGGACATGTATGCAAAATGTGACAATGTAGCTGATGCGAGAAAGATATTTAACTCGATGCCAAACCGAAGTTTGCAGTCATATAATGCAATGATAGTTGGCTATGCTCGAAATGGGCAAGGTTTTGAAGCTCTGCAGCTATTTATGCTTCTGCGGAAGTCTGGCATTTGTTTTGATGAAATAACGTTGTCTGGCGCACTTAGTGCTTGTGCAATGATCAAAGGACACTTGGAGGGCCTTCAACTACAAGGATTAGTTGTTAAGAGTAGCTTCAGATCCAATGTATGTGTAACAAATGCCATTCTCGACATGTACGGTAAATGTGGAGATGTGTTGGGAGCTTCTTATGTGTTTGATGAGATGGTAAGAAGAGATGCTGTGTCTTGGAATGCAATCATTGCAGCTCATGGACAGAACGAAAATAAAGAGGAAACActttcttgttttgtttccaTGCTCCGCTCAAGGATGGAACCTGACGAGTTCACCTATGGTAGTGTTTTGAGAGCTTGTGCAGGTCAGCATTCTTTAAACCATGGTATGGAAATCCATAGCAGAATAATTAAATCTGGAATGTCCATGAACTTGTTTATTGGAGGTGCCCTTGTTGATATGTACTCCAAGTGTGGAATGATGGAAGAGGCTGAAAAAATACATCTCAGAACAGAACACACGATGGTCTCATGGAATGCAATCATATCTGGTTTCTCACTGCTGAAGCAAAATGAGGATGCACAGACAATTTTTTCTCAGATGTTGGAGATGGGAGCAAAGCCTGATAATTTCACATATGCAACGGTGCTTGATACCTGTGCTAATTTGGCTACTGTTGGACTTGGGAAGCAGATCCATGCTCAAATTATCAAGCATGAATTGCAATCGGATGTATATGTGACCAGCACTCTTGTTGATATGTACGCCAAGTGTGGTAACATGCAAGACTCTCATCTAATGTTCAAGAGAGCACCTAAGCGGGATGCTGTTACATGGAATGCCATGATTTCTGGCTATGCGAACTATGGTCTCGGAGAAGATGCCCTTAGAATTTTTGACAATATGCAGCTTGAGAATGTGGAGCCAAACCATGTAACTTTTGTTTCTGTCCTCCGAGCCTGTGGACATATTGGAAATGCTGAAAAAGGTTTATACTACTTCCACACAATGCTTTCTGACTATGGGTTGAAACCTCAATTGGAGCATTACTCGTGTATGGTGGATATTATAGGGAGGTCAGGCCAAGTAGATCAAGCACTGATGCTTATTCAAGATATGCCTTTTGAACCTGATGATGTAATATGGAGAACTCTGCTCAGCATTTGCAAGCTTCATGGGAATGTACAAGTGGCTGAAATAGCAGCCAACTCTATTTGGCAATTGGATCCGCAAGACTCGTCCACCTATGTTCTGTTGTCAAATATATATGCTGAAGCTGGAATGTGGGGTGAGGTCTTGGAGATGAGGAAAACAATGAGGTATAATAGGATGAAGAAGGAGCCGGGTTGCAGCTGGATTGAGGTAAAAGATGAAGTACATGCATTTTTTGTTGGGGACAAGGCTCATCCAAGAAGTAAGGAGGTATATGAGAGACTTGATTTGTTAGTTGTTGAGATGATGAGGATTGGGTATAGGCCAGAAATTGAATTTGTGCTTGATGAGGAGATGGAAGAGCAGGAGCACCTAGAGTAGGCATGTATTGATTGGAACTTTATACATGTGTACGTTTACCTGTTTATAATGAATATGTGATTTTATAGACATTTGAGTTTTAGAACTCAAGGAAAACAAGTGCAATTTCACAAGAATCATCCACTCAATTCCTTTTTGTGAAATGTGTTCTACGATTGCTTCATCAATCATGAAAAATATATGcaacataaaaatataatataatatatatatgcgAAATTACCAATAAGTATGCAAATTTAGCTAACTTTAAATATTATATGTTAATAAAAACAGTCGACTCATTGACAATCATCTATCGTGAGTTCGTGACAGGCTTAATACGATCCAACCCATTAACCGtctaacctttttttttctaatcaTCTTTCATTAGGAAAATTAAGGTATAAAAAGATATATAAGATAGGGTTAGGGTTACAGAAGTCCAATCCTGATCAACGATCAAGCCTAGTGAGTTTCTTctgcttctttctttctgttaaCAGATTCGTGCTTCATCAAATTGTACCTATGAAAAGAAAAGGTACAGGAATCAACACTGCacggagaaagaaaaagagcaaAAAGAAGGAAGATGACGAAAACGAGAACACCAGCGGCATGGTCGTGGACACATACAGATCCCAATTACCTGACCTTGTTGTCGAACGAATCCTCTCTCTAATTTCCACCAGACTCGCTGCCCGGGCTAGCATTCTTTCCAAGCAATGGGCAAGATTATGGCTTTCAGTTCCGGTGATTGATCTGGATGAGGATGGGGCGACGCCACGCGAAGATCAACGCTCAAAGTTCATGAACTTCATGAGAAGGTACTTGAAGCTCCGTGACAAAGATACGTGCATAGACAAACTCAGGCTTCGAATGAGAAATCTTGGAGGTACTGTTACCATTACTAAGTGGTTGACTTTTGCTGTGGAGAGAAACGTTAAAGAGCTAGACATCTGCTTAGTAAGAACAAAATCTGGTCAGAGATACAAACCCTTGTACTTGTCAAAAACTCTACTTCTCAAGAGCACAAAATCATTAACCGTCCTAAAGTTGGAGAATGTGATCGTAGACCTAGAGTCGACTGACGGAATTGACCTGCCGTCTTTAAAAACTATGACCCTTAAATTCGTGGAATTTAGGACTCGCTTGCCATTCTTGCGCTTACTCTCCCGGTGCCCTCTCCTTGAGTATTTGTTGTTGAATGGGTGCACTTGGCCCTCATCACAGCTTAAACTTTCGAGTTCGAGTCTCAAATCCTTACAACTAGCACCGGACAGCTCCCAGATAATTTCTAAAGTTAAAGCTGTGAATCTCGAATCTTTTATAATTCATTGCTTTCATGATATCCTCCCTTTTATTAAGAATATATCCTCTAGATCTTGCCAGAAAATTAGACATCTAGAGTTTGGTTATAGTACAGAAATGAGAAGCTCTTGGTTTGAAGACTTGGATTTAAGATTTCCCCACCTTGAAAGATTGATTTTACGCCGATGCCAGGAACCCCTTGGGGAACGTATCAAGATCTCTAGTGAGCATCTAaaatattttctactttttagTGATTCTTTGATGTCGGGCTTATTGTGCATGTCTACAAATTTTCCAAATTTATCGGAGGCTGTAATCATACTTGGGTCTAACGTGCCCCGTCACATCAGCATGGATCCCATCAGAAGGATGCTTCAACTAAGAGATTTTCTTGGACAGTTTGATTGCTCAAGAAAAGTAAGTCTACATGTTTCCGACGCTGAGGTATAAACATCGAAACACCCCCGTCTTTCTAGGCTATAATCTGTTGTAATTAACATATCGCGCGCGCGCGCATCTTACATTAGACtaattctgtttttgttttcttgatgaTGATAGACTCTTATCTTTGAAGAAGATATAAGGAAGACACCTTCACCATTACCAAATATCAAGCATCTCAAGGTAGAGTTAAGCACTGATACAACAGCAGTAACACATACTAAATTGATACACTCCTTGCTTTGGATGGCGCCCTCATCTATCAAGTTTCTATCAGTAAAACAAAATTCAGGGCTTCTCTTTGAATTTAAACAGAAAGATTGTCCTTAACCCATTATGAGTACAATCTTCCTCAATAGCACCCCTTTTTGAATGTAATTTTTGTTGTCAAGGCGGAAGCATATATCAATGCCGCTCTCTAGTTTTGTGAAAGTTAGTAGAATTTCAATCCTAACGGCAATCCCCgcacttttttttgtttctttcttttttatttcacATTTATGATCAATGGGGAAATTTCCGTTTCTTTGACTATACTAGTACTGATTCGATTGAGGTAGATAGACATATTGGTAGCTAAAGAGATTAGGGAAGGAAGAGTATTTGTGTTGTCAATAAGCACACTTCAACTGTCGCTGACGTTCAGTTTATATTTGATCATAGTATTACAAAAGGAGTGACTTGTACAAGTGTGAAAGAAGATAAAAGAGtaaacaacataagacttatctAGAGATAGTTACAAGagataattaagttaaggaGTCCCATCTGGATGGATGATCTGAAGGTAAGCTATATCTCTTAACAAGAGATAAGCATATATACCTTGATTAATGGTTTATCACTCCCCTGCAAGCTGAGTGGTCTAGGAAGAACAGAAAGCTTGGAGACAAGAAAATGAAACCGGGAATTGAAGAGGATAATCCTTTCGTAAAAATATCATCAGCTACGTACCTGATCTGTAGTAGAGACAAAGGACAAGATAGTCTTTTGGTGTTGCTATATTTGCTTTTAATTAAGTTCTATTTCATCATTTCATGAGCAAAGCCAAACAAACTGATAATCAGAGTTCAAACAAACTGATCGATCAGCTTTTCTTGTTGGGTTGTAAGGTATGATGCACTTGATAAATTCTTGGTTCTTGCTTGGCTTTGTGGAATTCTGCTAAAGTTTGTGTCTTTTTGGTTGGTTCTGGGTTTTGATGGCTTTGGCGTTGATATGGCTTTAAAGGTCTTGTTTTTATGAGCTTTTGGGGAAACccatgtgggtttttagttgtTGTCCTAATTACTGACTCACTGTTCTCGTTTTGATGATGGAGCTTAGTATAGGATTTTGGATTATTGTTCAAAATGTTGATGATGATTTGAAGATATGTGCTGAATTTTCGTTTTTGATGCAAATAAGATTATGTCTCTGACTTGTGTTTGGCTGTGTACATAAGAAGAATCAGAGCATTttgagttttcttttcttctttttttttcacaagGAGTGATGAAGTTGATGAGTGCGTGTATCTCATATCCCAAGTAATATTTGTTATGGTATGAAATGGTGGACATGCTAATCCTCCTAGAGTTGTATGATTAAAGTTCAGCAAATGAACTAAGTGCTTTACTAACCAGTAAATAACAAGATTACATTGTCATTCACATTGCTTTAGTATTGATAGAACTGAGTACATTGTCATTCACATTGCTTTAGTATTGATAGAACTTACATTCTAACGTCATTTTCTATAACGAAAGCTAAAGGCCTAAAGCTAACCTTTCAATCCACGTTGATAGGAACTATTGTGGTTTTTAGATTGTTAATTGAATGCTGCAATTTCCCCACTCCATTATCAATTAGCATGAAGCAGATAGTTCAGCTTGTCATGGTAGTTCCTGGAATGGTATGGTAGTAGAAACAGATTGTTTGGAGGCTGTGAGGGTGGTAAATGGAAGTGATGAATGTCTTGCATGTGAGGGTGTCCCGGAGGAGCGAATCAGGGAGATTTTGGCCGCTTTGGATATTCACCATATTCATCATGCTCCAAGGGCGGCTAACAAGGCGGCTCATACTGTTGCAGGAGTTGTAGCCCAGGGTAATGGGAGGAGtagttggttaggggttgggcctctttggctcatggatgtcattgTTAATGACGGACCCATAACTGGTTCAATTTCTAGGAAGGAGAGTGGGAAGTTCATGTCCACCGCCGCTCATTCCCATGTTTTGTAATATTGGTTAGTTCTTGAATAAAAAGTTTCtcattctcagaaaaaaaaatcttgtcaTGTTAGTTCATTAGTTCAGGAGAAAGATTGACAGGTTTACCATAATGCATTTTGCCTTCTTATGACAGATAATCTTTGGCGTTTTTGGCCTGCAAGATGTTCTCATTGCTTTAATATCAGAAGACGCCAAGGAGTGGTTTATAAAGCTGATCTGGTTGTCATTGGAATCTTTGTTGGTGTAGCCCATGGAATTTTGATAGCTGCACTCATATTTTTCGGAATAAAGGTGGTACCAAAAGCGTGCTAATCTTCGACGATGTGCTAATGAGCGTTGTTTAACAACTCTTCCTATATGCAGAATTGGCTTAGGCACAAGCATCGACTTTAGTGTATCTCTTTCAACTAGCATACCTATTCAAGGATCTGAGAAGGTTCAAAAAAGTTTGGAACTCTCCTAGTGGAATAATCACAACAAAGATGGATTTCCTTCTGCATCAGGTGTACTTAGATACTCTTACAAGTATGCATTAAATGCTGTAACATTTAACTATAGCAAGCATACATAATGCTATTGTAATTCTTATTTCTTTATTGTTCTGGATCCCATTTCACAATCAATTTTACACTTGGCACTGCAAAGCATGGAGTTTATACTATGATATGTGTTGTATGAGTGTATCTAATGCATGTTACTGTGGTCAGGGATGTACAGAAAGCTACACAGAACTTCACAACCATTTGGGGACAAGGGGTTTTTGGTCCAGTCTATAAAGCAACAATGCCTGCTGGAAAGGTAGTAGGCTGAAGGTGCTTGCTTCAAATTCCAAGCAGGGAGAGAGAGTTCCAGACAGAGGTAAAGACTACATCAGCTACATTTCGAATAGGTCCtgtcaaggaaaaaaaaaattccttcgTACCCATGGACATAATATAAAAGTAATCTAGCATATATCTTAACATTCACTATTTGCATAAAGAAATTAATTTTCCCTTTCGATCCAAAGAATATAAAAAAGTGTATTTATAATCTTCAAAATCTTGTGTAATAGTTTGGAAAAATAATCAAAAAGGTTATGTGGTTGGACATAATTCCAACATCGTGCAATGGAGCAATGCCGTGTTCTGGAATCTACATTGCCAACATGACCAATTATCACCACCATAAAAGCAATCATGTGAACTGTGTGCATCTCTCTTAATGTTTATGTCCTAAGAAGCTGGTTGAGTTTCGCTTAATTTGGATGGTCATGCTGCAGGTATCTCTGTTAGGAAGACTGCATCATTGAAATCTAGTGAACCTCATAGGTTACTGTGTAGATAAAGGGCAGTGTATGTTAATCTAGGGAGGTTCTGCAGGTATCACTACAATGTTTTGGATGTGAGAGTGGACCGGCACATTGACAAAGGAAAGGAAGATGGTTTGTATATTAGCTGTGTCGCCTCATCTGCGAATATGTGGGCTATAGTCATGGATGCAGGGACAGGTTTCACATCCCAACTTTATGAACTATTCACCTGTTTACTTGCAGGAGGTAGCTATTCTGCAAAATACTCGCCCATAAACTTCCACTTTGCCATCTAATTATTCAGTGTTCCAGCAAGTTAATTGTTTCTGATTGTATTCCAGGAGTGGATAATGGAACAGTGGGACAAGAACTACCATATCACTTCACTTGCTGGCGCAGGCAATGGCAGTGCCCTGGTGGTAATGTCCAAATGTatgtcaaacaaattaacagaGCTTCATGTTGTCCGTGGAAGTTTGGCTATAGGAATCTGGTCGGTCCTTGATGATAATGACTTggtcttatttttttttcttccatagGGATCCGTGTAGTACATTTTCTCTTGTTTGAGCTACTCTTTTTTATTGCTATTCTTCTATTTGTCACCCATTGAAGGCCTACCATATACTCAGCAGTTGTACAAAGTCAGTGATGTATTCCCTTTCAAATGGAATaataagaaatggaaagaaTTTTTCTCTGTTACCTCCATGACTACTGCAGGTAGCAGATGGGGCATTGTCATGTCCTGAAATGCAGGTTATTCTAATCAGGTATACCGGTCTAGAACCCCCTGTTGTTATATTCTGTTTTATTTGAACACTGCAGAAAATAAATGTTTCATGTGCTGTATTGCTAGGTTGTTGAGATTGATTTCCCATATCCAAGCGAAGGCATCCATAAAAGATGGGAGAATGGATATCGCATTTACCTCAACTGCTGCGACAGAGGATTAAGtaattgaaatttgaacttgactAAGTAGTTGAACGTGAAACCTAAGATGTGAAATAATTGAAATTGGAACTCAAGCTTAAAGCTGTAATTGTTCGTTCAACAACTCGTTTACAGTTATTTTAGCATTGaaaattgttttgcttgtgagaatacaaaataaaatgaaGGTTTCTGGTGCTTATACGGTTATCTGATTGGTTCAATCAGTACTACAACGTTTATCTCACTATCCATGAGCAAAGCTACGGAAGATTTCAGTCCTTGCCAACTGACCATATTTCCTGACAAAAACTCATCGGCGCAAGCCTCTTATAAACTCATCGGCAAGTGCTTTTTGATGGTTTAAAAGAAGCACTTCCAGTTTTACGGAGAACACTAGAAATTTTTACAAAAACCTCTCTACTTCCAACAAAACCACTTCCAATAAAAACAACTCATGAGCATTACTAGAGAAGTAATTCCAAATGGAGCCACTATAAATTTGATCTTGAGGTATGTCTACCAAGCCACTTTAACATGAAACATTTTCACGACGTAAGTTGGCAAAAAGTTGGAACCAATATATACACATTACTGGACCAAGTTTACAACAATAATTCAGAGCTTCTCTGTGTCTTAATCTGTCTACACCTAGTTGTATATCctacccaaaaacaataaaggAAAATATCAGTGCCTAACAAGGTTACGTTGTGATGCCCACCAGGCAGTATCAAACTGTACCTTCATATTATCATTTGATAATCGGGTCTGACAATTTAAACCTGGGTAGTAAAATTTAAAACTCATTTGATATGCAAGCTGCCTAACAGCACTTCCAACTTGATCAATTACATTATAGACCCAGGAAAATTGCATTTATAATTAGTAGCCATATCGATCTTTCAAGGATGTTCGTCCATCACCAGATTGTCCT encodes the following:
- the LOC133726223 gene encoding pentatricopeptide repeat-containing protein At3g02330, mitochondrial, encoding MATPHHHLLHTCLTRLFSFPLKPLYPKPQPLLFTFSTLTRPNQTTPTTNFKTFSQIFQQCSHARALNPGKQAHARMLVSGFEPTVFVTNCLIQMYVKCWVLGYAAKVFDEMPQRDTVSWNTMIFGHAESGQMGSAQACFDTMPERDVVSWNSLISGYLQNGECFKSIDVYLKMGSAGVGCDRTTSAVVLKACAVMEEIELGTQIHCVAVKMAFHIDVFTGSALADMYGKCKRLDCSLQVFHELPEKNSVSWSAVIAGSVQNDRFAMGIELFNEMQKAGIGVSQSTYASVFRSCAGLSAYTLGTQLHGHAIKTQFHSDVVVGTATLDMYAKCDNVADARKIFNSMPNRSLQSYNAMIVGYARNGQGFEALQLFMLLRKSGICFDEITLSGALSACAMIKGHLEGLQLQGLVVKSSFRSNVCVTNAILDMYGKCGDVLGASYVFDEMVRRDAVSWNAIIAAHGQNENKEETLSCFVSMLRSRMEPDEFTYGSVLRACAGQHSLNHGMEIHSRIIKSGMSMNLFIGGALVDMYSKCGMMEEAEKIHLRTEHTMVSWNAIISGFSLLKQNEDAQTIFSQMLEMGAKPDNFTYATVLDTCANLATVGLGKQIHAQIIKHELQSDVYVTSTLVDMYAKCGNMQDSHLMFKRAPKRDAVTWNAMISGYANYGLGEDALRIFDNMQLENVEPNHVTFVSVLRACGHIGNAEKGLYYFHTMLSDYGLKPQLEHYSCMVDIIGRSGQVDQALMLIQDMPFEPDDVIWRTLLSICKLHGNVQVAEIAANSIWQLDPQDSSTYVLLSNIYAEAGMWGEVLEMRKTMRYNRMKKEPGCSWIEVKDEVHAFFVGDKAHPRSKEVYERLDLLVVEMMRIGYRPEIEFVLDEEMEEQEHLE
- the LOC133733287 gene encoding putative FBD-associated F-box protein At5g22720 codes for the protein MKRKGTGINTARRKKKSKKKEDDENENTSGMVVDTYRSQLPDLVVERILSLISTRLAARASILSKQWARLWLSVPVIDLDEDGATPREDQRSKFMNFMRRYLKLRDKDTCIDKLRLRMRNLGGTVTITKWLTFAVERNVKELDICLVRTKSGQRYKPLYLSKTLLLKSTKSLTVLKLENVIVDLESTDGIDLPSLKTMTLKFVEFRTRLPFLRLLSRCPLLEYLLLNGCTWPSSQLKLSSSSLKSLQLAPDSSQIISKVKAVNLESFIIHCFHDILPFIKNISSRSCQKIRHLEFGYSTEMRSSWFEDLDLRFPHLERLILRRCQEPLGERIKISSEHLKYFLLFSDSLMSGLLCMSTNFPNLSEAVIILGSNVPRHISMDPIRRMLQLRDFLGQFDCSRKVSLHVSDAEV